One part of the Salinivirga cyanobacteriivorans genome encodes these proteins:
- a CDS encoding DUF5916 domain-containing protein, giving the protein MNRILLSLTLIIIPVISIYAQEKKQVEATRTSELITIDGKLQETAWDETPQATNFTQYSPYNGKAPSEATHVRFLYDDNALYVGAFLEDHHPDQISKNLGKRDNFNLADYFGVYIDPYNDASKAYGFFVTSTGVQVDVKSTTYKDYRWDAVWESAVTHTPNGWSIEMRIPYSALRFSKAKNQEWGLNIERVIQRNREVSTWNYIDINTEGTNKQAGVLTGIVDVKPPVRLAFIPYMSAYAENESNENSYSIKGGMDVKYGINESFTLDMMLIPDFGQVKSDKERLNLSPFETYYGENREFFKEGMELFNRAGIFYSRRIGSKPVNAHKAYDMEDTAGVEVVEMPNSTQLINATKITGKTSKGLNIGILNAMSQTTHATVKDTITGKEEKVQVQPFTNYNVSVLEQSLPGNSFISLINTNVHRPSSNYTANVTGSEVRYEIKESIAVKGSASLSQRYTLDNPYGYTYWGEVERITGRFRFSLSHNTESPKFDPNDLGYLQSPDERSNRAEVSYSIREPFWMLLNWHNEISVNYNTMFDYHDFISTRINFSTRATTKNHLSFGLSSQIKPIMGYDYYEPRVDGYKFKTASWQNGSFWISSDYRKTFALDLRFGGWVANEYDQSGLWYSASPRLRLGDKFQLVYDFNGDNSFNSIGYIDNNSAEDSVVFGRRNYQKLENNINLDYIFTPNASLTFYLRHYWTKVNYDQFYLLNRDGTLTDYPAYNENEDINYNAFNIDLAYTWQFAPGSEMSLVWKNQILSETDEVINDFGRNLENTFTDLGKNSISIRVLYYLDYLQIKNAIL; this is encoded by the coding sequence ATGAACAGAATTTTATTGAGCCTTACGCTTATAATTATTCCCGTTATTTCTATATATGCACAAGAAAAGAAACAAGTTGAAGCAACCCGCACATCAGAATTAATAACAATTGACGGAAAACTCCAGGAAACGGCATGGGACGAAACCCCGCAAGCTACAAATTTTACCCAGTACAGTCCGTACAACGGCAAAGCACCCAGCGAAGCTACGCATGTAAGATTTCTTTATGATGACAACGCTTTGTACGTCGGAGCTTTTTTAGAAGACCACCATCCGGACCAAATATCAAAAAACCTGGGGAAAAGAGATAATTTCAACCTGGCAGATTATTTCGGTGTATATATCGATCCATACAATGATGCAAGTAAGGCCTATGGCTTTTTCGTAACCTCTACCGGTGTGCAGGTCGATGTAAAATCTACCACATACAAAGATTACCGATGGGATGCTGTTTGGGAGTCGGCCGTCACACACACTCCAAATGGATGGAGCATTGAGATGCGCATCCCCTACTCAGCTCTGCGATTTTCCAAAGCTAAAAACCAGGAATGGGGATTAAACATCGAACGCGTAATACAGCGTAACAGGGAAGTAAGCACCTGGAACTACATCGATATCAATACAGAAGGCACCAATAAACAAGCAGGTGTTTTAACAGGCATTGTGGATGTAAAACCTCCCGTCAGGCTGGCATTCATTCCATACATGTCGGCATATGCAGAAAACGAAAGCAATGAAAACAGTTACTCCATTAAAGGAGGAATGGATGTAAAATATGGCATCAACGAAAGTTTCACGCTAGATATGATGCTCATACCCGATTTCGGGCAGGTAAAATCTGACAAGGAACGCCTAAATCTGAGCCCATTTGAGACTTATTACGGCGAAAACCGGGAATTTTTCAAAGAAGGCATGGAGCTCTTTAACCGCGCCGGCATTTTTTATTCCAGGCGCATTGGCAGCAAACCGGTTAATGCCCATAAAGCATATGACATGGAAGACACAGCCGGGGTTGAAGTTGTAGAAATGCCCAACAGCACCCAGTTAATCAATGCCACAAAAATAACAGGCAAAACCAGCAAAGGCCTGAACATTGGGATTCTGAATGCCATGAGTCAGACTACGCACGCTACCGTAAAAGATACTATAACCGGCAAAGAAGAAAAAGTACAGGTACAACCATTCACCAACTACAATGTAAGTGTTCTTGAACAGAGTCTGCCGGGAAACTCTTTCATAAGCTTAATCAACACAAACGTGCACAGGCCTTCCAGCAACTACACGGCCAACGTAACCGGGTCGGAGGTGCGTTATGAAATAAAAGAATCCATTGCCGTAAAAGGTTCAGCATCCTTAAGTCAGCGTTACACATTAGATAATCCTTATGGTTACACATACTGGGGCGAAGTTGAGCGCATTACCGGAAGATTCCGGTTCTCATTAAGCCACAATACCGAAAGCCCAAAATTCGACCCGAATGACCTTGGTTACCTGCAAAGCCCGGATGAAAGAAGTAACAGGGCTGAAGTTTCGTACAGCATCAGAGAACCTTTTTGGATGCTTTTGAACTGGCACAATGAAATAAGTGTTAATTACAACACCATGTTCGATTACCATGATTTCATCAGCACTCGAATAAACTTCTCAACTCGTGCAACAACAAAAAACCACCTTTCATTTGGTTTAAGCTCGCAAATCAAGCCCATAATGGGTTATGATTACTATGAACCGCGGGTGGATGGCTACAAATTTAAAACAGCTTCATGGCAAAATGGTAGCTTCTGGATATCATCAGATTACAGAAAAACATTTGCGCTTGACCTCAGATTTGGCGGTTGGGTTGCCAATGAATATGATCAATCTGGCCTATGGTACAGCGCTAGCCCAAGGTTACGTCTGGGTGACAAATTCCAACTTGTTTATGACTTCAATGGCGATAACAGTTTCAACTCCATTGGCTATATTGACAATAATTCTGCTGAAGATTCAGTTGTATTCGGACGCCGGAACTACCAGAAACTTGAAAATAACATCAACCTCGATTATATATTCACACCAAATGCTTCTTTAACATTCTACTTAAGGCATTATTGGACCAAAGTGAATTACGACCAGTTCTACCTGCTTAATAGGGATGGTACTTTAACTGATTATCCGGCATATAACGAAAACGAAGACATTAACTACAATGCCTTCAATATCGATTTGGCCTATACATGGCAATTTGCTCCCGGAAGTGAAATGTCACTGGTTTGGAAAAACCAAATTCTTTCGGAAACAGACGAAGTAATTAATGACTTTGGACGCAACCTGGAAAATACTTTTACAGATCTTGGGAAAAACAGCATTTCAATCAGGGTACTCTACTATTTAGATTACCTGCAAATAAAAAATGCGATATTGTAA